The following is a genomic window from Funiculus sociatus GB2-C1.
GGGAACATCACTGCGAGGGGTACGTTGCAACAACACCACTAATGTAAGAACATAAGGCAGCATCAGCAAAAACTCATAAGGCAACTCCTTTGAACCTAATGCTTGTATGCGAAACTGTAAGGCATCGGCAATGCCAAACAGCAACGCCCCCCAAAGCGCCCGCGCAGGTCGCCAACGGGCAAAGAATACTAAAGCAACAGCTATCCAACCGCGTCCGGCGGTAATTCCCTCCCGGAATATGTGCAGCTGGGCAACTGTCAGGACTGCGCCACCCAAACCTGTTAGCGCTGAACCCAGCAATAAGCTTGCATAGCGGGTGCGTTCCACATTAATTCCGGAAGTGTCGGCGGCGGCGGGATTTTCCCCGACGGCGCGAATTTGTAAGCCCCAACGAGTCCGAAATAGGAGAAACCAGCAACAGAAAACCAATGCCACGCTGATGTAAACCATGACATTGTGGGTAAACAGTAACTCACCGATGATGGGAATCTGCGATAAAACTGGCAACGGTAAATCTACTAAACCTGTAACTCGCGCCGTCAGGGAACCAAACTGCTGTCGGTAGAGATAGGTTGTTAATCCCTGACCAAACAGTACCATTGTGACTCCTGCTACTACTTGGTCGGCTTTGAATGTCACCGTCATTACTGCCATTAACAACCCCATCAACATTCCTGCTAGCAGTCCTGCACCCAAACCCGCCCAAGCGCCGATAAGCGGTAGTTTTGCAGTGTTCTCCAGTCCGTAGGCAACTGTAAAGCCTGCCAGTCCTCCGACTAGCATCACGCCTTCCAATCCCAGGTTTAACACTCCCGCACGTTCGGTAATTATTTCTCCCAATACGGCGAGTAATATGGGGACAGCGAGGCGAATACCTGCTGCTATTAAGGCAATTAGGAAACTCCAGGTGAGAATTTGTTCCCAAGGCATAAAGGTAAAAAATAAAAGAATTCTCTGTTTCTTGGGCTTTTTTACTTGTTGCGAGCGATCGCATCCCCGACAATTACAAATAGCACCACTAGCGCTTGTATAACTTGGGAAACGGCAGCTGGTACTTGCAAAGAAACTTGCAAACCTTCTGCCCCAATTGTCAAGGCAGAAAACAACACAGCTGCAATTAATACGCCCACTGGATGCAACTGTCCCAGTAAGGCTACCAGAATCCCACTAAATCCATAACCGCCAGAAATGTTCCCCTTCAGGCGCGTGTAGGTGTAACTTACCTCGATAATCCCAGCAACGCCAGCCAGTGCGCCACTCAGCATCAAGGCGGTGAGAATGCTACCCGTGACGTTCATTCCAGCTGTGCGCGCGACGCTGGCGCGAGAACCAACTGCCCGCAACTTAAATCCCAGAGGTGTGCGCCAAAGCAAAATATATATTACGAGTACCAGTACCAGCGCCAGCACTACGCCCAGATGCAGCCGTCCGCCAAACAAAGTTGGAATTTGTGCTGCTGCACTAAATTGCGTTGACTCTGGCAAAAAACCATTCGGATCTCTTAAGGGACTGCGGGCGACGTACTGAACTAGCAAGATGGCAATATAATTCAACATCAGGGTGCAGATGATCACATTCATGCCCCGCTTGATGTGCAGCAATCCGGCGATTCCACTCCACAGCATTCCGCCAATTCCGCCTGCAATTAGCATTAGGGGAATTAGTAACCAAGGAGATAAGTTGGGCAGTGTCAGGGCGACAATGCTGCCACATAATGCGCCGATATAATATTGTCCTTCTGCGCCGATATTCCAAACTTTGCTGCGAAAGGCAACTGTTAGCCCTAAGCCAATAATTAATAAGGGTGTGGCTTTAAGAATTGTTTCTGTAAGTTGCCGAGTTCCCCCAAAGGCCTCAAACACCATCACCTGATAGGCTTTTAAGGGATTAACTCCAGCTAGGGCAATTAATATTCCTCCCAAGGCGAGGGCGAGGATTGCACCGAAGAAAGGCTTCAAGCGATTTCCCCAACCAGCAAGAGGCAAAAAAGAAGATGGTTTTTGTTTGTGGTTCTTTTTAGTGTTTTCTTTTAATTTTTCAATTACCACTCTCCCTCCTGTTAAGTTTTTAATGTTTTCCTGCCATCATTAATCCTAAGTGGCGCACATCAGCATTAGCATCAACGATACCCGCGATCGCGCCTTCGTAAAGTACCGCAATGCGATCGCTTAAATTTAATATCTCTTCGAGTTCTGTGGAAATCAGTAACACTGCTGCACCTGCATCTCTTTGGGCAATTAGTTGTTGATGTACGTACTCAATGGCGCTAATGTCTAATCCCCGTGTTGGTTGGGCGGCTAAGACAATTTGAGGACTGCGCGAAAGTTCTCTAGCGATCGCTACTTTCTGCGCGTTTCCACCGGAGAGTTTCCCGACGTGGGTGTGGGGGCTGGGGGTGCGAATCAGGTAGCGTTCTACTAGCTGGGTGCAGTGGCGGACAATTGCAGCTGGACGCAGTAAGCCTTTTTTGTTGAATGGTGGCTTTTGAATATCCCGTAAAACTAAGTTATCAGCAACGCTAAAATCTGGGATTAACCCCATTGTGTAACGGTCTGAGGGAATGTGGGCGAGGGTGCCATTTAGATTTATTTCGCCGCGTATTGGGCGTAAAGATGCGATCGCTTCCTCTAATTCTCGCTGTCCGTTACCATCGACTCCAGCAATTCCCACAATTTCTCCGGCATTAACTGCGAGATTTATTCCCTTTAATGCTGGCAATCCTCGGTCATTTTCTACCCACAAATCACGAATAATTAACGGGGGATTGGGGATTGGGGATTGGGGATTGGGGATTGGGGATTGGGCCTGTCTCTCAATTCTGATAACTTTATTAACTTCTCGTCCTACCATCAAATGAGCTAATTCCCGCTCATTTGATGCAGATGTTAACACTGTGGTAATTGTGCGTCCATCTCGCAGTACAGTTACGCGATCGCATATTGCCAAGACTTCATTTAATTTATGACTAATGAAAATGATTGATGTACCCCCAGCAGCCAAATTTCTTAATGTCTGCAAAAATCCTTCTACTTCCTGGGGAGCCAAAACTGCTGTAGGTTCATCTAATATTAATACTTTCGCGCCTCGATAGATGGCTTTGAGAATTTCTACCCGTTGCTGTTCTCCCAGCGATAGTTGCCAAACTTCTGCTGCTGGGTCGATTTGTAATCCATACTGTTCTGCTAAGTTTCGCAGACGCTGATGGAGTTTTTTCGGGTTTTCTCGGATTAGCGGTTGTCTAGCTTGTCCCAAAACTAAATTGTCTGCAACCGTGAGACTTTCTACCAGCATAAAGTGTTGATGTACCATGCCGATACCGGATGCGATCGCTTCCCCTGGAAAGCGAAATTGCACCGATTTCCCCTCCAGCAAAATCTCCCCTTCATCTGGTTCATACAAGCCGCAGAGAATATTCATCAGCGTGGTTTTCCCCGCTCCATTCTCTCCTAAAAGAGCATGAATTTCCCCTGATTGCAACTCAAAATTTACGCTATCGTTGGCAACAATACCAGGAAATTTTTTAGTAATGCCCCGCATTTCTACTACAGGAGTTTGCATAATTGCTAATGGTTATAGCAGTCCTATTTGCTCCGTGAATGTTGTTAAGGCAATTAACTACTCTAGGCGCGACCGGGCGCAGAGGAAAGCGGGTGCATATCGCTATTTCGGCACAAACGGAACTTTGAGTTTACCTGAAGAAATTTCCTGGCGCGTCTCTTCTATTTTTTTCAAAGTTTCGTCTCCCAACTTATCCTTAACTGTGGAATTAGTATTCACCTGAACCACATCTTCTGCAACGGAAAGCCGATAATACTTGTTAGCAAATTGCCCAGATGTTGTGTCATTTAACATCTGCTTAAAGATAGGTTCCATATTCCACAGCACGTTAGCCGCCACCACATTTTGACCCAAGGCAGTCATATCTCCCACATAACCTGTAGCATAGCCTCCCTTTGCTTTGGCTGCTTCAATTGTTCCCAAAGTTGGCGCTTGACCGCAACCAATCCAGTAATCTACTCCCGTTTCTGCCTGTGCGGTTCCTGCCTCTTTCGCCTTAGCAATATCGTACCAGTCTCCCACCGCCGTAGCTGTCAGCGTAGCATCGGGACGGACTGTTTTGGCACCTGCTAACATCGCTTGTCCCATTGCGTGACAAGCGGGAATATCAAAGCCGTAAAGCGCCCCTAATTTACCGCTTTTACTGAGTTTTCCTGCTACTAAACCAACCATATAAGCACCTTGATAAAAAGGTTGGTCGTAGTCGGCGACATTTTCCGATGTTTTGCCTACAGCGCCTGCCCATGCGAAATTAGTTTTAGGAAATTCTTTCGCTACTTGAAATACTGCATCTCCGTGATTATAGGAATGCCCGATAATCACGTTGTAACCTTTTTCAGCGTACTGGCGCAAAACTCGCGCTATATCAGCATCAGCAACAGACTCAGAGATAGCGACATCATAGCCTTGAGCTTTGAGTTTTTTAGCAGCATTGTCGGCTGCTTCATTCCAAGAATCATCGTTAGCGGGGCCACCCAAAACAATTGCTAACCGAGGCTTTGTGCTGTCAGCGGTAGGACTCGCCTGTGTTTCTGTTGTGGGTGCTGGGGATTGAGAGGTTTGCTGTTGAGTACAACTAGCTATCAGAGTCAGGGGAATTATTAAAGATAAACAGCCAAGAATTTGTCTAATTTGTTTTAGTTGCATTAAAGGTATCATTGATTGCCCGATTGTACTGCCCAAATCCACTGGTGTTAGCTTGACAAAGTGCAGCATTTATAATTGTATGCCAAGTTACAAAAATTGCGATTGCCAGCATCTATAGCAATTCAAGGCTTGGGTGCAATACATCTGTAGGGAAATGACAATGCAGGTGCCAAACTTTCAGATCCCCGACTTCTTAAAGAAGTCGGGGATCTAGCCTTCACGAATCATTTAAAACTACTAAATATCGCGTCTTTACAATTCACTTTCTTTAGTAGGTTGCTTGTAATCTACTCAGGAGATAGTCTCCCGCTGAAATGGGCGGATAAAGTGGGGGACGATTTTCTCCTTGACAACTCTCAATACAGGCAATTTCCGCGTCGTTGTTGGGATGGCAGAAAAAAGCAACGGAATAACGCGATCGCTTGACTCTATCATCGCTGGGAACCATTACCCGATGCTTGGTGGAGCAAAATTCGTGATTCGTCCACTGTTGCATCAAATCTCCTGTATTCACGACAACAGTACCCGGAATGTAGGGTGCAGCGATCCACTCGCCATCAGCAGTGCGAACTTCTAAACCGCCAACTTCATCTTGAAATAGTAAGGTGAAACTGCCATAGTCGGAATGTTCCCCAGCACGCACTTGTCCGGGTTTAGCTAGTTGCTCCAGTGGGGGATAATGAAGTAGCCGTAGAGTATAATTTTGCTGATCGTGCTTGTCAGCGAAGAAGGACTCTGGTAAATCGAGAGCGATCGCAAATGCTTGGCATATTTTATCAGCAGCTTCAGCACAAGCTTGATAAAATTCCAAAACCGTCTGGCGAAACTTGTCTTCTCCAACAGGCCACTGATTCATAATTAAAGAAGACTTATCCTGCGTTGAGATTTCTTCAGGATTAACTTCTTTCCCTACATTAAATGCTTCTTTCAAATCTCCTGGCTTATCCGGATTGAGACGTTCTCGCTCTACACCAACATAACCGCGGTTGCTGAATTTATCAACCCACGCCAGTTTATTTTTTACGTCAAATGGTAGCTCAAAAAACAATTTAGTTTGAGCAAACAAATTGTTTATTAACGTTGCTGGTATTCCCGGATTTAGGTACATAAATCCGATTTCATGGCAAGCATGATAAATTTGTCTAGCAACAGCTTGCCGAGCTTCGGCATCACCGCTGAGAAAAGGTTCAAAATCAATGATAGGAATATTAACCAATGTTTTAGTCATCGTTTTTTTTTCTGATATCCGTGTATCGCAGGCGAATGATAAATTATACAGCCGCGTCCAATCTCAATAATTGTTGCAAAAACTCTAACTTCAAGAATCAATAAATTGCCTTTTTTGACGAAGATTGCGGAATAACCTTGCTCAGAACAAAGTAGAGAATTACCGCTGTAACAATGCCGTTAACAGGCTTAACTCCCGGCGCAATGTATGCGATCGCACTCGCTAACACATAAGCAATAATCCCAGCCCAATTAAACGCGGGTTGCCGTTCTTCTAAAGATGGAAACTCACCCCGATGACGCAACCAATAATCTGCCATCACCACACCGCCAATGGGAGGAATGAAGGTTCCGAGTAGGATTAGGTAAGGAATTAGCATATTATAAATACCACCCCAAGCCAAAACTAGAGCCACCGTCGCCCCACCCAACACGAAAGCAGTCCGCTTGTTGGTGCGAAACATATGAGCGCCTGCTACTGAAAAAGCATAAATAGTATTATCTTGCGTTGTCCACATATTCAAAAACAACAGCACCAAACCCCAAAATAATAATCCTTGCAGTGCCATTACTTGTACAATATCTTCGTTGCCATAAACCAATGCGCCGAAGGCACCACAAAAGATTAAAAAGCCATTAGCAAAGAAGAAAGCTGCTAGAGTGCTAATCGCGGCTGTTTTACCATTTTTAGCGAAGCGACTCCAGTTAGTTGCTTGAGTTCCGCCTGAGACAAAGGTGCCGACAATAATTGTCAAAGCTTCGCCAATTCCTAGCTGTTTTGATGGCACAATAGCTTGCAAACCATCATAACCGCCGGCTTTACCGAGTGCGATCGCTAAACTCCAAAACATCAAAATCAGCATCGCGGGAACGGCTATGCGCGAAAGCCAATCCATCGCCCGATAACCAATATAAGCGGTGGAACAGAAAAAATAGGTAAAAAATAGGATAATTAACCAGTTCCATCCTGTCGGAATTCCTAACAGCTTATTTGCTAACTCCGCCATCAATGCCGACCCCCACGCATACCAGCCAATTTGCGTAAATCCTAGGATAAAATCTACCCAGCGAGAACCAATGCTACCAAAACTAAAACGTGCCATCAGAACTGTAGAAAGTCCTGTATTAGCAGCGATGTAACTGAGTGCGGCGGCGTAGACACCAAGAATTAAGTTACCTATGATAATCAAGCCTACCAAATCGGGAAAAAAGCGGTAGGCGGGGCCAACTAAACCCCCAGCGAATAATGTCCCCGAATATAGTGTAAAACCCATCAGCAGGGGAGCCAACGACCAAAAAGATTTACGCGCCTCCAGGGGAACGGCGCTTAGGGGATAATCTTCATTGGCTTGCGATTGTACTAACTCTGGTTCTGAGGTGGTACTCATACAACTAATAGGTAATGCTTAATTAAGTTATTTTGAAGGTGATCGCGCAGCCGATCCGTATCCTAGTTAACTTCAGCAGTCTCTTACACTGTTAAATGTATATCAGAATACCATCTGTAACTACAGAAGTATTAATTTAACTACATCAATGCTTATTTTGTCTTAACTCAGTTAAATAATGGTGACATACACGATTTTGTTTTAGTGCAATACTCAAGTTGCTAAATCTTAGACGCAATCGCTACCAGCTCAGTAGGAGGAAAAAACATGGCTTTCAGGTATAATCGGCGTGACTTTCTCATTTATGGTTCAGCTGCTTTTGGCACCAGCTTACTGCTGAAAGCTTGTAGCGGTAATCAAAATTCCACAACACCGACAGCAGAAAATTCTGCCGTTGTGGATGATGTTAAAAATTTCAAGACAGCTATTGTACTACCAGGAATTATCACGGATAAAGCTTGGAACCAAACAGGTTATCAAGGTGTGACAACTGCTAAGGAGAAACTAGGAGTTGAAACCGCTTATGTTGAGAAAGTAGAACAAGCAGATCAGGCAGAAGCTTTGTCAGATTTTGCGCGACGCGGCTACAACTTAGTATATGCTCATGGCGGACAATTTGATGCAGCAATTCAACAGGTAGCACCACAATTTCCCAAGACGTTTTTTGTGGGTGTCAATGGTGCGGTGACTGGGGCAAATATGGCATCTTTGCGGATAGATCACCTGCAAGCAAGTTATCTGTGCGGCATCCTGGGAGCTTCAATGTCAAAATCAAATAAGATGGCTTATCTTGCTGCCCAATCTTTTCAAGCAACTGATGAAGAATTGCGGGGATTTGAGTTGGGTGCAAAGTCGGTTAAGCCGGATATTAAAGTAGCTCCAAGTTATACGGGTGACTGGAACGATGCTGCTAAGGCGAAGGAAGCAACGTTGGCGTTAATTTCTTCTGGGGTGGATGTAATTTATCAGTGGTTGGATAATGCTTCGCCAGCGGTGTTGCAAACTGCTGCTGAGAAGGGAGTTTACACCTTTGGCAATACAGCGGATCAGTTGGAAGTTGCGCCGAAGTCGGTGTTAACCAGTGCGGTGAAGCGAATTGATTTAGCGATCGCAGACTTAGCCGATCTTGCTGTAAAAGGTAATCTCAAAGGGGAAATTTACACTCTTGGTTTGGAAAAACCGGATATTCTTTATATTGGGAAATACAATGAGGCAGTATCAACAGATTTGCAGCAGAAAGTAGCCCAAACAAAAGATGCAATTCTAACTAAAAAAGTCACGTTTGAAGCTTGCAAAGATGGTGGAAAAGATACTCGCTGCCTGAAGCAAGCGTAATATAGATGTCAGGGCGAATATTATAATTCGCGGCTAAACATTATTCTCGTTCCCAGGCTGGGGTCTGGGAACGCATATATAAGAGGCTCTGCCTTTCGTTCTATACTGAAGGCTGGATGCTGAAAGCATTACTAGACGGCAGCCCAGTAACGAGGGAAAAATGACTTATTTACGTCTTGATGGCATTACAAAACGTTTTGGCAATTTTATTGCTAATGATAACATTAGCGTGGGTGTTAATCGCGGTTCTATTCATGCGTTACTGGGTGAAAACGGCGCAGGTAAAACTACTTTGATGAATATCCTTTGTGGGCTTTATCAGCCTGATTCTGGGGATATCTACCTGCAAGATAAGTTAGTAAAAATTGACTCTGCAAGCGCTGCGATCGCGCACGGTATTGGCATGATTCACCAGCATTTTATGTTGGTGCCACAGTTGACAGTAACAGAAAATATTATACTGGGAACAAAGTTTGATTGGCGGCTGGATTTAAAGGAGAAAAGTCAAGCGATCGCGCAAATGTCTCGCTTTTACAATCTTGATGTAAATCCCTCAGCCAAAGTCGGAGATTTACCTGTAGGAGTTCAGCAACGAGTTGAAATTCTTAAAGCACTTTACCGCCAAGCAAAACTGCTGATTTTAGATGAACCAACAGCCGTACTAACGCCGCCAGAGGTGAAAGTTTTAGCTGCTATTTTGCGTCAGTTGGCAACTGATGGACGCACGATTATTTTTATAAGTCACAAATTAGAAGAGGTGATTAATCTTTGCGATACTGTCACCGTATTGCGGCGGGGTGCGGTAGTGGCGACAACAACAACCTCAGATACCAACAGTCAGGAATTAGCCCGATTGATGGTAGGTAGAGAGGTCTTATTTAAAGTTGATAAATCCGCGTGTTATTCTGGCGAAGTGGTGTTAGAAGTTGAAAATTTACAGGTGCAGGATGAGCGGAATTTTCCGGTTGTGAAAGATGTATCTTTTCAACTTCGTGCGGGCGAAATTCTTGGATTTGCTGGCGTTGATGGGAATGGACAGAGGGAGTTGGCGGATGCGATTTCAGGGTTACGTGCTATTACTTCGGGTACAATAACAAACCACTCTTTAGAGGCAAAGAACGCAAAGGACAGACGGAAAGAAAGAATTACGGCTTATATTCCAGAGGATAGGCAGAAAATGGGCTTGGTGATGGGATTTAGTATTGCCAAAAATCTCATTCTTAAGACTTTTAAATTTCTGCCTTTTTGTCGTCGCTGGTTTCTCCAGTATGAAGCGATTAATCATCATGCTATGGAGGCGATGCAAAATTTTGATATCCGGTGCGAAAATTACTCTATTAAAGTTAGTCAATTGTCAGGAGGAAATCAACAAAAAGTAGTTTTGGCACGAGAACTTTCTGGTAAACCAAGTTTAATTGTGGCGATGCAACCTACACGCGGATTGGATGTGGGTGCGACTGAATATGTGCAGCAACGCTTGTTAGCTGAAAGAGAACGAGGTGCGGCAATTCTCTATATTTCAACAGAGTTAGAAGAAATTATGGCGATGAGCGATCGCATTGCTATTATGTATGAAGGTCAATTTGTTGATATCTTAGATGCTGCTACTGCCACGATTGAACAAGTTGGTTACTTAATGACTGGTGGTAATTTCAAAGGTATCTCCAGGTAGAATTTTCAATAGATTACTGGATATGTAAATTATGAGCTTTCTATCCTAGGATTCTAATCTGCATTTGCCGAGCTAACGAATATTTTTAGGCGGGTTTTCTCGGTTGGATATATGAGAAATAATTATATGTAACTTTCAAATAAATTAAGACGCAATATCAAGATTTATGCTAGACGAATATACAGTGAAAGCAGTTACATCTGGCAGATTGTAGCATGACGAAAACTAATCGCATTCAACCCGTTTTGCTACCAATTCTATCACCCATCATTGCGATCGCATCCGCCCTGATTGTCGGCGCTATCCTCATCTCTCTCTCCAACGCCAACCCGATCACCGCCTACGGTATTCTGTTTCAAGAATCTTTAGCCAACTACTATGGCTTTGGCAATACCATCACCAAAACCGCACCCTTGCTATTAGCCAGTCTGGGAGTGCTGGTGGCGTTGAAAGCGGGTTTGTTCAACATTGGTGCTGAAGGGCAAATTTATATGGGGGGACTCGGTAGCGTCTTGGTGGGGTTATATCTGCAAGGATTACCCGCCTTGATTCACGTACCTCTAGCACTGTTGGGAGGATTCCTCTTAGGTGCCGTTTGGGGATGGATTCCCGGATATCTTAAAGCGGTGCGAGGTGTGAATGAGGTGATTACCACCCTGCTACTCAATTATGTAGCGCTGAACTTTGTGGGATACCTGGTGAACAATCCCCTGAAGCAGCCGGGTGCGCCGAGTGCCTATTCTGCGCTAATTGCGGAATCCGCCCGATTACCCCTGATTTTGCCGCAAACACAGGCACACGCCGGGATTTTTATCGGGTTATTCGCTACCGGATTGTTGTGGGTATTGTTTGCGCGATCGCCTCTAGGATACGAAATCGAAGCGGTAGGACAAAATCCGACCGCCGCGCGTTACGCGGGAATGTCGGTAAAACGCACCATTATGCTCGTGATGGCGTTAGCCGGAGGATTAGCAGGATTAGCGGGTGCTGGTGAAGTTATGGGGCTGAAATATCGACTATTTGACAGATTTTCACCCGGCTATGGATTTGATGCGATCGCGATCGCTCTCCTGTGTCGTGGTAACTTAGTTGGTATCGTCCTCACCTCCCTATTTTTCGGAATCCTCCGCAGCGGCGCAAATGTCATGCAGCGCAGCGCCAACGTTCCCGTGACCGTAGTTTACGCCATTCAAGGTTTAACTGTTTTGTTCATTGCCATCAGTTTTGCAATTGAACGTCAAATTAAAATTAAAAATTAAAACTTACCTTTTCCGGGCGATTAGAAATCGCGGCTACACGAGACTTAATCTGCCTACGCAGGTTTTAATTTCTTCAGTCCGCGCACCATCCGGACTTCGTTTGTATAGCCGCGAATTCTATTCGCCAGGTTGCCCAAATCTTTAATCCACTAATGGACATCAACTTTTTCACCGACTACCTAGTTGCCAGCCTACGCCTCTCAACACCCTTAGCATTTGCCGCCCTTGGTGGACTTTTCTCAGAACGATCGGGAGTGCTAAATATTGCTTTAGAAGGAATGTTACTAACAGGAGCATTTTCTGGCGCAGCCGGAGCCTTTTTTACAGGTAATGTTTGGTTAGGCATACTGTTAGCAATAATAATCGGAGGAATTGTTGGATTGCTCCATGCTTATCTGTGCGTTACCCTCCGAGTAGATCAGTTAGTATCTGGACTCGCCATCAATCTAACCGCCGCTGGATTGACTTCATTTTGGGCGCGGGTTTTATTTAATAGTGGGCAGACGCAACAACTACCAGGTATTCAAACAATTGCCATTCCGGGACTACACAATATCCCCATTTTTGGTACTTTATTCTTTAATCAAGACCCGCTAATCTACTTATTATTTCTGTTAGTTCCACTCATAAGTTATATCCTATTCCGCACAAGTTTAGGCTTATCTCTACGCGCTGTTGGAGAATATCCCCGCGCTGCTGATACAGCCGGAGTTTCTGTCACCTTAGTACGTTATATTGCAGTCGCCCTCAGCGGTTGTCTGGCGAGTTTAGGAGGAGCTTATCTTGCCTTAGTTCACGTAAAATTCTTTGTAGAAGATATGAGTGCTGGCAAAGGATTTATCGCCCTTGCAGCTTTGATTTTTGGCAGATGGCATCCCGTCAGCACAGTTTTGGCTTGTTTATTATTCGGTGCAACCGAAGCTTTGCAACTAAGAATTCAAGCTTTTAATCTGAATATTCCCTATCAATTTTTAGTGATGTTGCCTTATATTATTGCTTTATTAGCTTTAGTAGGATTAGCTGGCAAGTCCACACCTCCCGCCGCCCTTGGTATTCCTTATATTCCTGAAAGTCGCGAACAATGAGTCGATATCAATTAATTATTTTTGACTTTGATGGCACTTTAGCAATTACGCATCCAGCGATTATATCGTGCGCTATAAAAACCTTCCAGACATTTAATATCAAGCCACCAACTGAAGAACAGATTCAGTCAGTAATAGGTGTCCCGCTTGCCGAAGCTTTCAC
Proteins encoded in this region:
- a CDS encoding isopenicillin N synthase family dioxygenase; this translates as MTKTLVNIPIIDFEPFLSGDAEARQAVARQIYHACHEIGFMYLNPGIPATLINNLFAQTKLFFELPFDVKNKLAWVDKFSNRGYVGVERERLNPDKPGDLKEAFNVGKEVNPEEISTQDKSSLIMNQWPVGEDKFRQTVLEFYQACAEAADKICQAFAIALDLPESFFADKHDQQNYTLRLLHYPPLEQLAKPGQVRAGEHSDYGSFTLLFQDEVGGLEVRTADGEWIAAPYIPGTVVVNTGDLMQQWTNHEFCSTKHRVMVPSDDRVKRSRYSVAFFCHPNNDAEIACIESCQGENRPPLYPPISAGDYLLSRLQATY
- a CDS encoding ABC transporter ATP-binding protein, encoding MQTPVVEMRGITKKFPGIVANDSVNFELQSGEIHALLGENGAGKTTLMNILCGLYEPDEGEILLEGKSVQFRFPGEAIASGIGMVHQHFMLVESLTVADNLVLGQARQPLIRENPKKLHQRLRNLAEQYGLQIDPAAEVWQLSLGEQQRVEILKAIYRGAKVLILDEPTAVLAPQEVEGFLQTLRNLAAGGTSIIFISHKLNEVLAICDRVTVLRDGRTITTVLTSASNERELAHLMVGREVNKVIRIERQAQSPIPNPQSPIPNPPLIIRDLWVENDRGLPALKGINLAVNAGEIVGIAGVDGNGQRELEEAIASLRPIRGEINLNGTLAHIPSDRYTMGLIPDFSVADNLVLRDIQKPPFNKKGLLRPAAIVRHCTQLVERYLIRTPSPHTHVGKLSGGNAQKVAIARELSRSPQIVLAAQPTRGLDISAIEYVHQQLIAQRDAGAAVLLISTELEEILNLSDRIAVLYEGAIAGIVDANADVRHLGLMMAGKH
- a CDS encoding BMP family protein encodes the protein MAFRYNRRDFLIYGSAAFGTSLLLKACSGNQNSTTPTAENSAVVDDVKNFKTAIVLPGIITDKAWNQTGYQGVTTAKEKLGVETAYVEKVEQADQAEALSDFARRGYNLVYAHGGQFDAAIQQVAPQFPKTFFVGVNGAVTGANMASLRIDHLQASYLCGILGASMSKSNKMAYLAAQSFQATDEELRGFELGAKSVKPDIKVAPSYTGDWNDAAKAKEATLALISSGVDVIYQWLDNASPAVLQTAAEKGVYTFGNTADQLEVAPKSVLTSAVKRIDLAIADLADLAVKGNLKGEIYTLGLEKPDILYIGKYNEAVSTDLQQKVAQTKDAILTKKVTFEACKDGGKDTRCLKQA
- a CDS encoding BMP family protein, with the protein product MLHFVKLTPVDLGSTIGQSMIPLMQLKQIRQILGCLSLIIPLTLIASCTQQQTSQSPAPTTETQASPTADSTKPRLAIVLGGPANDDSWNEAADNAAKKLKAQGYDVAISESVADADIARVLRQYAEKGYNVIIGHSYNHGDAVFQVAKEFPKTNFAWAGAVGKTSENVADYDQPFYQGAYMVGLVAGKLSKSGKLGALYGFDIPACHAMGQAMLAGAKTVRPDATLTATAVGDWYDIAKAKEAGTAQAETGVDYWIGCGQAPTLGTIEAAKAKGGYATGYVGDMTALGQNVVAANVLWNMEPIFKQMLNDTTSGQFANKYYRLSVAEDVVQVNTNSTVKDKLGDETLKKIEETRQEISSGKLKVPFVPK
- the codB gene encoding cytosine permease; this translates as MSTTSEPELVQSQANEDYPLSAVPLEARKSFWSLAPLLMGFTLYSGTLFAGGLVGPAYRFFPDLVGLIIIGNLILGVYAAALSYIAANTGLSTVLMARFSFGSIGSRWVDFILGFTQIGWYAWGSALMAELANKLLGIPTGWNWLIILFFTYFFCSTAYIGYRAMDWLSRIAVPAMLILMFWSLAIALGKAGGYDGLQAIVPSKQLGIGEALTIIVGTFVSGGTQATNWSRFAKNGKTAAISTLAAFFFANGFLIFCGAFGALVYGNEDIVQVMALQGLLFWGLVLLFLNMWTTQDNTIYAFSVAGAHMFRTNKRTAFVLGGATVALVLAWGGIYNMLIPYLILLGTFIPPIGGVVMADYWLRHRGEFPSLEERQPAFNWAGIIAYVLASAIAYIAPGVKPVNGIVTAVILYFVLSKVIPQSSSKKAIY
- a CDS encoding ABC transporter permease, whose product is MPWEQILTWSFLIALIAAGIRLAVPILLAVLGEIITERAGVLNLGLEGVMLVGGLAGFTVAYGLENTAKLPLIGAWAGLGAGLLAGMLMGLLMAVMTVTFKADQVVAGVTMVLFGQGLTTYLYRQQFGSLTARVTGLVDLPLPVLSQIPIIGELLFTHNVMVYISVALVFCCWFLLFRTRWGLQIRAVGENPAAADTSGINVERTRYASLLLGSALTGLGGAVLTVAQLHIFREGITAGRGWIAVALVFFARWRPARALWGALLFGIADALQFRIQALGSKELPYEFLLMLPYVLTLVVLLQRTPRSDVPAALGVPYFKGKR
- a CDS encoding ABC transporter permease — its product is MVIEKLKENTKKNHKQKPSSFLPLAGWGNRLKPFFGAILALALGGILIALAGVNPLKAYQVMVFEAFGGTRQLTETILKATPLLIIGLGLTVAFRSKVWNIGAEGQYYIGALCGSIVALTLPNLSPWLLIPLMLIAGGIGGMLWSGIAGLLHIKRGMNVIICTLMLNYIAILLVQYVARSPLRDPNGFLPESTQFSAAAQIPTLFGGRLHLGVVLALVLVLVIYILLWRTPLGFKLRAVGSRASVARTAGMNVTGSILTALMLSGALAGVAGIIEVSYTYTRLKGNISGGYGFSGILVALLGQLHPVGVLIAAVLFSALTIGAEGLQVSLQVPAAVSQVIQALVVLFVIVGDAIARNK